TCGCATCATCTTACCGTAATTATAAACATCGATGGGTCGATCTTCAGCGATCGCCTTAACAAATTTATAATAAGCCATATCTGGTCTACCCCAAGGGCCATATACTGTAAAGAAACGTAGTCCTGTCGTGGGAATTTGATAGAGATGACTATAGGCGTGAGCCATTAGCTCATTAGCTTTCTTGGTAGCAGCATACAAGGATACGGGGGTATCTACGCGATCGCCGACTGAAAAAGGAACTTGAGTATTGTTGCCATAGATAGAACTGGAAGAGGCAAATATCAGATGCCCAACTGCACCGTGGCGACAACCTTCGAGAATGTTAGTAAAGCCAACTAAGTTACTATCAACATAGGCGTGAGGATTTTCTAAAGAATAGCGTACCCCTGCTTGTGCTGCCAGGTGAACCACCACTTTAAAATCACCAGAGGCAAATAAATTAGCTGTTGAAGAGCGATCGCTAATATCGAGGTATTCAAATGTAAACCTAGAATAGGGTAATAGTTGTTCCAGACGAGCCTGTTTTAAACCAACATCATAGTAATCATTAAGATTATCAACCCCATATACCTGGTTGCCTAACTCCAGTAGTTTTTTGGCTAAGTGAAAACCAATAAAGCCAGCCACGCCAGTTACTAAAATTTTCATCAATGAATTCTCCTGAAACAGCTAAACAAGTATTGAGATTTCTAAAAAGTGCTACTATTTTGGCTGTCAAGATTGATAATGGCAAATAATCCTCAACAAAGAAGATCGAGAATATCGCTACAATATTACTAATGATAGCGATCTCCTCATCTCCCTATCTCCCTATCTCCCTATCTCCCTATCTCCCTATCTCCCTATCTCCCTATCTCCCTATCTCCCCGTCAATCTCAATCAACAAATTAAATATCTGACAGCTTACTGCAAAGAAGACCAAGCTGCATCGCTTTTGGCTGCCATAATAAAATCATTATGATGAAGTCCTTTGATAGCATGAGTCCACCAGGTAACCGTCACTTTTCCCCATTCAGTGAGTAGAGCAGGGTGATGCCCCTCTGCTTCGGCAATATCTCCTACTAAATTAGTAAAATCTAGCGCGTCTTGAAAATCGGCAAATTGAAAAACCCGTTGCAGACGCAATTCGTCATTTTCTGTAATCAGATGCCAATCGGGTACCTGTTTTTTGTAAGTGTCAATTTCTGCTGCTGTAGCTGGAGGTAGGCTGCCAGTACAAGGAACGCATTTTTGCTTTAATAATTCAGTCATGATTATTGTTTGGCTTAATTAAATATTTTTCTTATTCTAAGTAATGGTTGGCTGAATTTTGCTTTTTAGCTTGTACAGGCGATCGCTCGATCTCCCCCTCACAATAACCCAAATCATACATACTAGCAGCTTGAGGATCGTGTTCTGGCGTTTGTTTGGATTTACCTGCCCAAGCGTCAGCTTTACCCTGATTAAACCAATCTTCATCATTCATGTATATGTTTGAGACGTTATCCATGATTATGTCCCGCTTATTTTTATGGTTCTCTACTGTTGTTGTATCAGTCTTTGTCTTTGCTGGAAGCTATTTGCAACTAATCGATAAGTATTTAACTCTTTAAAGCTTATTTCTACTGTTTGATGGATTAGATTGAACAGTAATTTTTCTTAAGATAATTTTGAGGAGCAGGATCAATCTATTTCAGATCGTAATACAATTGCAGGAAAAATTATCAATTATGAGTTTAGCAATTCCAGAATCAGTCAAAGTTTGGTCGCAATTTATCCACCCGATTATTATGTGGGTATTATTAGTAACAGCAATTTATGCTTTATATTTAGGACTAAAAATTCGCCAAAGTAGGAATGCCGAAGGTGAAGCTAAAAAAGAATTGATTAAGGGTCGTTACAATATTAAACACTACCAAGTAGGTTCTGTGCTGTTAGCGGTGCTTACGCTTAATGCTTTTTTGGCTATGGCTGTTACCTATGTCAATCACGGCAAAATCTTTTTTGGCTCTCATTTAATTGTCGGTTTAATTGTAGTCAGCCTAATCGTTACTTCTGCTTCCCTCTCACCCTTCATGCAAAGAGGCAATATGTGGGCGCGCAACCTGCATTTGGCGATAAATATCGGCGTTTTAGGGCTATTTGGCTGGCAAGCAATAACTGGTGTACAAGTAGTGCAAAAAATAATTAGCCAACTTTAATCCCGCTTCCCTCAAGTGGCAAGTTAGATATCTTCAAAGTTTCAAGTTGAATCAAGAGTTATCTATACCTCTGCCTAGTAATTTCTTTAGCTTAATTATCTTTTTTATTTATAGGAACAAGATCCATGCAATTAAAACCAATTTCCCAACAAGTAGTCGCTATCATTGGAGCTTCCAGTGGTATTGGACGAGAGACAGCGCTACAGTTTGCCAAGAAGGGAACTAAGATAGTTGTCTCAGCCCGAAATGAACTAGGACTAAATTCTCTAGTGGCAGAAATTCAGGCTTTTGGCGGAGAGGCGACAGCCATCAAAGGTGATGTAGCAGACTTTGAACAAGTAAAAGCGATCGCCGATTATACCGTCGAACATTATGGGAGGTTGGATACTTGGGTACATTGTGCCGCTAGTGGAATTATCGCGCCTTTTGCAGAAATTACCCCAGAAGAATTTAAGCGGGTTATTGATGTTACTTTAATGGGACAAGTATACGGAGCAATGGCAGCATTACCCTATCTCAAGCAAGAAGGAAGAGGCGCAATGATTCATATTTCCTCAATGGAAGGAAGGCGAGCTTTACCCTTACAAAGCCCCTATTCTACAGCTAAACACGGTTTGGAAGGCTTTTTGGAATCATTAAGGGTAGAACTAAAACACGATAAGATGCCGATTAGCGTTACCAGTATTAAACCAGCAGTAATTAATACTCCCTTTTACAACCACGTACTAACCAAGCTGGGAGTTAAACCTACAGGATTACCCCCGTACTATTCACCCAAGCTAGTAGCCCAAGCCATTCTCCACACAGCCGAACATCCTACCCGCGACTTCATAGTTGGTGATGTTGGCAGGATATTAGACCTCGCTCAAAGACTCTCACCAGAACTGATGGATGCTATATTGGTTGCGATTGGCTTTTCGGGACAGCATACCTCAGAACCCAAATCAGCAGAGGGACAAAATAATTTGTATGCACCTATGGATGGTTATACCCAAGTCGAAGGAGATTTTAATAACTTAACCATTTTTAGTCTTTCCGACTGGCTCGTTAAAAAAACCACCTTTAAGTAGAGCTTGATAGTCGTACAAAGTTAGATTAGGACATTAATAGACTTGTTGCTTAATAAGGTAAAGTAGAATGGCAATTTTGTTTTGAGGAATAAAAAAGAGGTAATGTGAAGGAGAAGGATGAGAAAGAGAAATAATGCCCAAGAAGAAATACATCGTCTCCCTTACAGTGTCAAAAACAAAACTTCTGGAACAGTTGACCAAAAAAGGAAAAATCGCCGCATATAAGATGAATCAGGCCCGAATCTTGCTCAAAGCGAATATCAATCAAAAAGAGGGGGGATGGACAGACGGCGCACAGCTTGAGGTCACCTCAAGCTTGCGTCGCGACCTTGGTTGAATGAATCCTGGGTTATCCCACCACAGTCAAATGCAGAATTTGTTTGCTGCATGGAAAATGTTTTAGATATTTATCAAAGTCCTTATGATGAACTCAAGCCTTGGATTTGTTTTGATGAAAGCTGCAAGCAGTTAGTCCAAGAAACTCGTGAAATCATTCCAGCCAAACCTGGTCAGAAGAAACGTTACGACTATCAATATCAAAGGAATGGAGTAGCTAATTTGTTGATGTTTTTCGAGCCATTGACAGGTTGGAGACACGTCGAAGTTACTGACCAAAGGACTGCTATTGACTTGCGACGGGGTTGTGGAACTTCTACTTGGAGGCCTCCTAACACCCAAAGATCAAGGAGAAACAGTCTCTGATTTGCTTTTAAAGCTTTTTATAAAGCAACAAGTCTAGTAATTAGTCATCAGTTATCAGCTTCATCATTAAGCCAGTGGGCAAAATCAGTGGCAAAAGTTCCCTTAAAGATCGCCTCGCGGATTTCTTGGGTAAAGCGAATTAATTCTGTAATGTTGTGGAGCGAGATCATAATGTAGCCTAGCATTTCTTGCGATCGCAGCATATGGTTTAAATAAGCACGGCTAAAATTTTGGCAGGCATAACAAGAGCAGGTTTCATCAAGGGGTCGATAGTCCCGTTTATAGGGAGCATTTTTAATATTAGTCCGTTTGCCACGAATTAAAGCAGCACCATGACGACCTAAACGAGTAGGAATCACACAGTCAAATAAATCGATCCCCGAAGCGATCGCCTGAGCCATTTCGCGATAAGTCCCTACACCCATGAGATAACGGGGTTTATCAGCAGGTAATAAAGGAGCAGTATGGCGCACCGTTGCGTTAATTAGCTGCGGATCTTCCCCTACGCTCACCCCACCAATAGCATAGCCAGGTAAATCTAGTTCAGCTAGCTGTTCGACTGCCTTTTGCCTGAGATCTAGATGTATTCCCCCTTGAACAATACCAAATAAGGCTTGCTCAGACGTATTCTGATGTTGGGCCACACATCTTTTTAACCAACGATAACTGCGATCGGTTGACGCCTGAACCTGTTCTTTAGTCGCATCCGCAGGGGGACACTCATCAAATGCCATAATCACGTCTGCACCTAAAGCATTCTGAATCTGAATCGAACGCTCTGGGGTAATGTTGATCATGCTACCGTCACGAGGGGATTTAAAAATAACCCCTTCTTCTGTCACCTTACGCATTTCGCTTAAGCTAAAAACCTGAAACCCACCTGAATCAGTCAAAATAGGCTGATCCCACGCCATAAAGCGATGTAACCCCCCAGCTTCCTTGACTATATCTTCTCCTGGCTGAATATGCAGGTGATAGGTGTTTGCCAAAATCATTTGCGAATTGGCAGCTTTTAGCTGTTGAGGAATAACGCCCTTAACCGTAGCTAAAGTGCCAACAGGCATAAATCTAGGTGTCTCAACAATCCCATGGGGAGTATGAAAAACCCCCGCTCGTGCTTTGGTATGGCTACAGTTAGCCTGACATTCAAATGAAAATCCCACTATGTGATTACTGGTTACTGGTTACTGGTTACTGGTTACTGGTTACTGCTCATTGCTCATTGTTCACTATCAAAATCAAGCTGGACATCTAAACGAGCGGTTAAAACGTCCGCTACCATCGCTTCTATTGTGTCGATATCAATATTTTTAGCGATCGCTTGAGGTTGAGCAGTAGGGTAAATAGGAATTAGACTGAGTTGGCGATTGTCTTGAATTAGATTAAAACAGGCTTCTCCCTCTGTAGATTTACTGAGGTGGAGGTAATCAAAACTCTGAATATTAATATAGATTTTTCTATTAGCAATTAAAGTAGACTGATTGTAGTCACTAAAGATTTCTTGTATATATCCTTGACCTTGACTAGTTTTTTGGCCACTAATTTTATGAATATATTGAACATGACATAAATCGGCTAATAAGCGTCTCATATCATCTTGGTTGATTACAATGCCTTCGTCTACAATACAGGGAGCGGGTAGCGATTCCATGCCTTGATGTTTGCTCATAAGAAGTATATTTGAAGTGTCAAATTACCTAGCTAAATATTTTGCTGTAAGAAATTATGCCGTTAAAATAAAGTAGCTTATGAAACAATATTATCCCAACATTCCCCATATATTTAATCAAATTTTAAGCAAATATTTTTTCTGGTTCAAAATACCGATTAATAGTCTTTGGTTATATATTACAAATGTAATCACTTCATTTTGCAGTGGAGTAATATTTTATACCGTTATACCGCTACCAGGTAAATGGACGAATAATTGGTCAAGAATTGCTCGTTGGTGTCCGATGATCGGACTATTAATTGGTTTAATCTTGTTTTTATCAGCAAGCTTAGTAGAATTTCTGGGCATACCTAATTTGACTGGGAATGCTCTAACTGTAGCAGTTTGGGTAATTGTTACGGGAGGCTTACATCTGGATGGAGCGATGGATACCGCAGATGGTTTGTCTGTTACTAGTCCCGAACGTCGTTTGGAGGTGATGAAAGATAGTGCCACAGGAGCTTTTGGCGCGATCGCAGCTATAATTATTCTTTTGCTTAAAACCGTAACCCTCAGCGAGGTGTCATTGCCTCTTTGGTTAGTATTGCTTTCTGTAACAGGTTGGGCTAGATGGGGACAAGTTTGCGCGATCGCTTTTTATCCGTACCTCAGAGAAACGGGGAAAGGTTCATTTCACCGAGAAAATTTACGCCTACCGCAAGATATTTTATTAGGCTTGGTGGTTTTGCTTTGTTTTAGTGGCGGGTGGTTGACTGTAGATTACTTATCCTGGTGGCAAATAGGCTCGATTGTTGGGGGAAATATAGCGATCGCCCTGTTAACAGGATACTGGTTTAACAGACAGCTAGGAGGACATACAGGGGATACTTATGGCGCAGTAGTTGAATGGAGTGAAGTTTTGAGCTTATGCTTTTTGACGGCATTTTAGTAAGTTGCTCTGAAGGCTTTGGGTGTCATACCTGTAAGTTGACGAAATTGTTTAGTTAGATGGCTGTGGCTATTGAAACCACAGGCAAAGGCAATGTTGACAATTGATTTGTCTGTTTGCTTTAACAACTGCTTTGCTCGTTCGATGCGTTGCTGGAGTAGGTATTGATACGGAGGAATTCCGAGCGATCGCTTGAACAGATAGCTAAAATGAAATTGACTCATACCAAGCAATTGGGCTAAATCTGCCAGCTTGATGTCCCGATCTAAATATTCGTTGATGTAATCTAAAACTTTGACTAGTTGACGTTTGGGTAATCCTCCTTCATAGATTGAAAAGCGAGGTTGGTGAGCCGAATATTGCCTAAGTAAATGTACTGCTAGAACATTTGCTAGTGAATCGATATAAAGTCTTCCGCCTAAATTTTCCTGTTGTAGTTCAGCTAGTAACATCATACTCATAGCTTCGATCTGGGAATCACGAGTCCGAAATTCAGGGATAAATTCAACTTGCTCAGGATTCATTTCCAGTGCATCTTTGGCAACAGTTTTAATAAACTCAGACGCAATCCGAATCTGCAAAAAGCGATCTTCACTATCCCAACGAGCAAAAAACGAAGTCTTGGCAGGAGTTACAGAAATGTCCCCTTGTCCATATAATCCTGTGTGGGTTTTGCCTCCTTTAATTTGCAACAAGTATACTGGACGTGGGGCAAGAGACAGGCAAATCGAGTGTTCATCATTGTAATAAGTTTTCCCCTCCCCCGCAGGATGTTGAAATTGCTCGACCACAATGTTTTCCCAACCTCTATCCTTACTGGACAAAATGGGCAAGCTGCTACATTCAATTTGATGCCTGACGGTATGATCCATAATGCAAATTCAACTTGTTTTAATTTGATTGTATTCATTTTTGGTTTTAGAGATAATGAAAAAAACTCCTTTTCCTGCATAAAAAATTAAGGAGGTATCTGGATGAAATTACCTTTTACTGGTGGTTGTATGTGTAGGGCTATTCGCTACGAATGTTCGGCAGAACCTATTATGATGGGTAATTGTCATTGTCGCGATTGCCAGCAAGCCACAGGAACAGCGTTTGCTGCTGCAATGCTCGTACTTCGCGATGCAGTTACCATAACTGGTGATGTTAAATACTATGATGTTACAGGTGATAGTGGAAGCATTGTTAGTCGTGGTTTTTGTCCTAACTGTGGTTCTCGATTATTTAGCAAACCTCCAATTCCAGAATTCATGGGTATCATGGCAGGTAGCCTAGACAATCCAAGCTGGTTTCAACCTGAAGCAGATCTTTATACTGCCAGTGCGCAACCGTGGGATTATCTGAATCCAGATTTACCTAAATTTGCTAAGTTTCCGTCACCCGAACAGTCAAATATAACCCACTAAATCAATCCTAATTTCACCGCAAGATTGTGATAGTTTCACCAGAATTAGATAGCCCAAAATTGTTAGTTTCTCTAAGCTGGAATCATAATTACTCAGGAGAAACTATGACACATTTACTACACATCGATTCTAGTCCGCGTGGCGATCGCTCTCACTCCCGTAGACTGACCAAAGAATTTGTTGAAACATGGCAGCAGACTTATCCTGATGATATCGTCACTTATCGAGATGTTGGTCGTCATCCCGTTCCCCATGTAGATGAACCTTGGATTGCAGCAGCTTATACACCAACAGAACAACGGACACCCGAACTACAAAAAGCGATTTCTACTAGCGATCGCTTGGTCGATGAATTTTTAGCTGCCGATATCTACGTGATCGGTGTTCCTATGTACAATTTCAGTGTTCCTAGTACGTTAAAGGCATATATCGATCAAATTGTGCGGATCGGGCGAACTTTTGAAATTAAGCTAGAAAATCCTGATAACCCTTATCAACCCCTAGTATTTGGTAAAAAAATGTTTGTCATCTCCGCCAGAGGAGGTTCTGGCTTTGGAGTGGGTGGACAATACGAGAAGATGAATCATCAAACTCCCTATCTAGCAACGATATTTGGATTTATTGGTATTACTGACATCACTTTTATTGATGTTGAAAACGATGAAATTGGTGGGCAAAAGTTAGTAGACGCGATCGCCTCGGCTCGTCATCAAATCGCTCAATTGATTGAGGTTTAAATGATTAATTTCTATATATCTCAGGTAATTTGATTTGTGCAGCCGTTAAGATAAACATTCGTAGTAGGTCGTCAAATTTGTTTTGAGTAATGAGTTTTTAACTTACTACCTACTACCCACTACCCACTACCTAATCTCAACCCATCAATTCAAACTTAACGATCTAGTAGGTTTAGCGATCGCTTGTGATTAATAACTTGATAACTGGTAACTGATGAAAGAGAAGTGGCATTTAGCGACATCGACAGCGCCTTTGGAGTTTGTTCAAGGGGTGCAGCAAATTACAGGCAGAGACAGCCAGTACTGCGCTCAACTGTTATGGCAGAGGGGAATTAGAGATTTAGAACAGTTACCAGGGTTTTTCAATTCGGCTTTATATCAACCTACCAATGCTCGTGCTTTCGGTGTGGAGATGGAATGGGCGATCGCTCGATTAAAACTGGCAGGCGATCGCGCTGAGAAAGTCACGATTTGGGGAGATTTTGATGCGGATGGGATTACTTCTACTAGTGTTTTATGGGATGGTTTAGGGCAGTTTTTTCCCCAGCATTTGCAGCTTGACTACTATATTCCCAATCGACAGACTGAATCTCATGGCTTGAATTGTCCAGGAATAGCCAGATTAGCCGAAGCGGGAACCAGGTTGATTGTGACTTGCGATACGGGTAGCACCAATTTAGCAGAGATTGCCTACGCTAAAACATTGGGTATTGATGTTATTATTACCGATCACCATACTCTACCTGAGACTCGTCCTGAAGTTACGGCGATCATTAATCCTCGTTATTTTGAACAATCCCATCCTTTATATAATCTCTCTGGGGTAGCAGTCGCCTACAAGTTAGTTGAAGGATTATATGAGGCATTACCCGATCTACCTAGTCAGCCGATTGAAAACTTGTTAGATTTAGTGGCAATTGGTTTGATAGCCGACTTGGTGGAGTTAAAAGGAGACTGTCGTTATCTAGCACAGGTGGGCATTAAGCAGCTTAGAAAACAGGTAAATCCTGATACCATGACTCGCCCTGGAGTAGCTAAGTTATTAGATTTATGTAAACGTAATGGCGATCGCCCGACGGACATTTCTTTTGGTTTAGGGCCGAGAATCAATGCTGTAAGTCGGATTCATGGTGATGCTAGTTTCTGCGTTGAGTTACTTACCAGTCGCGATCGCGATCGCTGTAATTATTTAGCCGAAGAAGCGGAATTAGCTAATACTCGTCGTAAGTCATTGCAAAAAGATACGATTAAGCAAGTTACGAAAAAGTTAGAGCAGCTAGATTTATCAACTACCTCGGTAATTGTCCTCGAAGATCCTCAATGGCAAGGTGGGGTATTGGGTTTGGCTGCGGGAACAATTGCTCAAGAATATGGTCGCCCAACGGTTTTGTTGAGTAGCGAAAATAATGTAGGGGCGTTTCGCGAAGTAGGGGCGAACGGCGGTTCGCCCCTACCAAATCATGATTCGCCTGAAATTATGGCGCGAGGATCTGCTAGATCCGTTAACGGTATCGATCTATATCAACTAGTTAAATCTCAATCCAATTTGCTGCATCGCTTTGGGGGACATCCTTTTGCTGCGGGGTTAAGTTTACCTTTAGCGAATCTAGATTTATTTAGAGAAGGGATAAATCAGCAACTACGACAACAGATTAATATAGCCGAGATGATGCCCCAAATAGATATCGATCTAGTGGTTACCGTGGCAGATCTGGGTGAGAATTTATTTGACGAATTAAGACAGCTAGAACCTTACGGTATGGGTAATCCTGTTCCCAAATTGCTCATTAAAAACTGCTGGTTTAAAAATGCTTGGCATAAAAATATTCAAGATAGCCGTGGTCAAAAAATTGAGTATATCAAGACTACATTTGAGATCTGGGATGATTCTAGTAATCAAGGATTTCCTGGACTGTGGTGGGGACACTATAAAGACGAAATACCCGTCATCGGCAAGTGTGATGCGATCGCTGAACTGGATTTTAACACCTTTAGCAAACGTTATGAAATCCGCTTAGTTAGTCTAGGTTTAGCATCGGCAAGTTCTTGGCTAAATTCAGCTTTAAACTCAACACATCGATTAATCGATCGCCGTTCGACTCCCCAAGAATTAACTAATTTAGCAGTTCCTCTAGAACAAGCTAGCTTTCTCCAACAATGTCCTGGTAACTGGGGCGATCTTCGCCGAGAATATCAACAGGCTCTACAGGGCGATCGCTCTTTAGTTTTGGCTTATGAACCAGATCGCTCAACAGATGCCATGGCTGTTTGGCAACAGTTAGTTGGGGTTGCTAAATATCTCAGTCGTACCCAAAAATCAGTGACCAAATCACAAATACAAACAAAATTAAACTTAAGCGATCGCGCTTTTGAGCTTGGCTTAAAAGCGTTAGCCACAGTAGGTTTGCCGTCTAAATTGCAATCAAATCAATACCAGTTTGATTTCGTCGCCAATGATCGTGATTTTAGTTTAAATACTACTGTTGAATCTTTTTTATCAATAATTCAAGAAGAAGACTTCCAACAACAATATTTTTATCAAGTTCCCTTAACTACTATTACTCAGTCAATCATTAATTGACTGAGCGCTTAAATCACAATATTTGTAGACCTGTTAGATTAAGTTCCAGCCAATTGCTCGGTCTAGTTTAGAAGTGAGTAAGATTTAGCCTGGGCAATCATGGGGATTAAGCTTAATGTCTTTATCCCTAATTAAACCCGAAGCAATGCGGATGAAAGGACTTGAACCTTCACGTCCGAAAACGCTAGAACCTAAATCTAGTGCGTCTACCAATTCCGCCACATCCGCAAGTTTGCAACGTCTATCATCATAACAGATATTAATCATAAATCCAACATTTTAGAAAAGATTGCAAGATTGCCGACGACGATCTAAATCTGGCTCTTGCCAAGCGTAGCTAAAATGGCTAATAGAATTGACTTCAGGAGTTGCTTTACGTAAAGCTTCAATCTGAGTTTCTAAAGGAAGATGATTTCGGTATTCCTTGCCCCAAGCCCCAGCTAAAGCAGGAATGACATTTGTTTCTGGTGATGTTTTTAAGACTTTTTTCACTTCATCGGTAATGCAGTTAGTCTTTTCTTCACAGACAGCATAAGCCATGGGATGCCACTCTAAATCTGGAGAAAATTTATCCCAAGCCTGAAGACGAGAATCGAATCCTTGCGCACCGACAAGACGATTAGCATCGGGGAAAAATACTGCCCCCGCCTTTAGTCCGCGATCTTGTACTGGTTGAGCTGCTGAGGAGAGAAAATCGATTACGCCTTGGGCAGCATGGGCAACGGTAAAGAACCATAAATCTTGGTTGAGCTTATTTTGGCGAGATGATGCATTAGCTTTGGAGTCAGATTCAGAGAGGCTACCCTGCCACTTAGCGTGGGTTTCTTTCGGATATTGCTGATCGACAATTTCTATATCACGGGTAGACAGATTTCCCTTCTCAACAAATTTCTTGATCAGAGCTAATCCTTTGGAATTACTTGCTCGACTGTATAAGGCATTGAGAGACGATTTGCCGTGAATCCAAAGGTCTTTGACACTATGGACAGAAGAATGTCCAGCAACGCCACGAGGATAGCGAACATAATCAAATAAGATGCCGTCTGGCTTTCGTTCAAGTACAGCCTGGACTAAATTATTATAATCACTTTGTGCTTGAGGGGAGTAAGGATCGATAAAGGCTTGAGCGCGATCGTCGACGTAGCTGAGGCTATTTTTGCCCGTACCGTTACGAGCCAATGCTTCCTGGCGATCGGGTTTTTGAGCATAGGTATAGCCAAAATTCATCGTAAATAGCCAAGCGTAAACTTTTAAACCCCGTTGGTGTGCTTTGTCGATCGCCTGTTGTAATAAATCGATCTGATCTCCATTAGGCGATCGCACTACTGGAGTCCAAGGAGTTGGGTTATCTCCAGGCGGTAACAGCACTTGGCTATCGTAAAAGACTTCTAAATGTACCCTGTTGTAGCCTAAATTAACAATGCGATCTAAAACATAATCAATAGAACCAGGAGTGATATCGCAAGGATACAGACGCAACCAAATAGCCTGTTCTTCAGGCCAAGTTTGACTGCGACAAATCTGAAGCATTTCCCGATGTTTTTGCACAATCGCATCGTATTCTAATTTGGTTTGGTTATCCTTTAAAGATGTTCTGAGCAACTTTTCTTTAGCCATGGCATCTTCAGGAGCAAACTGACAATAAGGGCCGATAGCGGCTGTTGCGGGAATTGTCACCAAAAAACTAGAGCAACTTATCAAGCTGGTTGCTAAGGCAGTCAGAATTTTCATAGTAGTGTTAGGAAGTGTGTGATTTAGCTGGAGGAATTTAACCGCGATCCCGAAGGGTAGGCGGAGCCTAATCGCTTGATGAACTATTTTTTGATTAGACATAAATTGTGGCTTGTTTTCTCATAAAAAATGTTCAATTTGGCGCATCCTCGATCTCACTTAGTTGCTTCCTGTGATGGAATCGAACAACCTGATTACTCGACTCGGTTGATGCTACCTCAATTATTAGCTATTTGATGGTTTGAGATTAGGAAACAACATTTTAGCAAGATTAATAGCAAATTTATGAATAAACTACCAGCATAATACGCAAATATTGAAGCTAAACATTGAACTTATGGACATTTTTGTTTCTGGTCGTCTTTGTCTATTTGGAGAGCATAGTGATTGGGCAGGAGAATATCGGCAGGTTAATCCTCAAATCAAACCTGGCTGTGCTGTAGTGGTGGGTACAAACCAAGGTATCTATGCCCGCGTAAATCAGAATCCTGACCTAATTTTTAAGACCCTGCA
The genomic region above belongs to Pleurocapsa minor HA4230-MV1 and contains:
- a CDS encoding FMN-dependent NADH-azoreductase — protein: MTHLLHIDSSPRGDRSHSRRLTKEFVETWQQTYPDDIVTYRDVGRHPVPHVDEPWIAAAYTPTEQRTPELQKAISTSDRLVDEFLAADIYVIGVPMYNFSVPSTLKAYIDQIVRIGRTFEIKLENPDNPYQPLVFGKKMFVISARGGSGFGVGGQYEKMNHQTPYLATIFGFIGITDITFIDVENDEIGGQKLVDAIASARHQIAQLIEV
- a CDS encoding DHH family phosphoesterase; this encodes MKEKWHLATSTAPLEFVQGVQQITGRDSQYCAQLLWQRGIRDLEQLPGFFNSALYQPTNARAFGVEMEWAIARLKLAGDRAEKVTIWGDFDADGITSTSVLWDGLGQFFPQHLQLDYYIPNRQTESHGLNCPGIARLAEAGTRLIVTCDTGSTNLAEIAYAKTLGIDVIITDHHTLPETRPEVTAIINPRYFEQSHPLYNLSGVAVAYKLVEGLYEALPDLPSQPIENLLDLVAIGLIADLVELKGDCRYLAQVGIKQLRKQVNPDTMTRPGVAKLLDLCKRNGDRPTDISFGLGPRINAVSRIHGDASFCVELLTSRDRDRCNYLAEEAELANTRRKSLQKDTIKQVTKKLEQLDLSTTSVIVLEDPQWQGGVLGLAAGTIAQEYGRPTVLLSSENNVGAFREVGANGGSPLPNHDSPEIMARGSARSVNGIDLYQLVKSQSNLLHRFGGHPFAAGLSLPLANLDLFREGINQQLRQQINIAEMMPQIDIDLVVTVADLGENLFDELRQLEPYGMGNPVPKLLIKNCWFKNAWHKNIQDSRGQKIEYIKTTFEIWDDSSNQGFPGLWWGHYKDEIPVIGKCDAIAELDFNTFSKRYEIRLVSLGLASASSWLNSALNSTHRLIDRRSTPQELTNLAVPLEQASFLQQCPGNWGDLRREYQQALQGDRSLVLAYEPDRSTDAMAVWQQLVGVAKYLSRTQKSVTKSQIQTKLNLSDRAFELGLKALATVGLPSKLQSNQYQFDFVANDRDFSLNTTVESFLSIIQEEDFQQQYFYQVPLTTITQSIIN
- a CDS encoding family 10 glycosylhydrolase; the protein is MKILTALATSLISCSSFLVTIPATAAIGPYCQFAPEDAMAKEKLLRTSLKDNQTKLEYDAIVQKHREMLQICRSQTWPEEQAIWLRLYPCDITPGSIDYVLDRIVNLGYNRVHLEVFYDSQVLLPPGDNPTPWTPVVRSPNGDQIDLLQQAIDKAHQRGLKVYAWLFTMNFGYTYAQKPDRQEALARNGTGKNSLSYVDDRAQAFIDPYSPQAQSDYNNLVQAVLERKPDGILFDYVRYPRGVAGHSSVHSVKDLWIHGKSSLNALYSRASNSKGLALIKKFVEKGNLSTRDIEIVDQQYPKETHAKWQGSLSESDSKANASSRQNKLNQDLWFFTVAHAAQGVIDFLSSAAQPVQDRGLKAGAVFFPDANRLVGAQGFDSRLQAWDKFSPDLEWHPMAYAVCEEKTNCITDEVKKVLKTSPETNVIPALAGAWGKEYRNHLPLETQIEALRKATPEVNSISHFSYAWQEPDLDRRRQSCNLF